Proteins from one Clostridium cellulovorans 743B genomic window:
- a CDS encoding PocR ligand-binding domain-containing protein, with translation MIKDNLNLSKLIDLEKWINLQDSLSVVTKVAIIVVDYKGNPVTKHSGCNMFCRAVRDNLELANYCQKCDSRGGLEAVRLNEPYIYLCHFNIIDIAIPIIIDGKYIGAVMAGQVKLSDANIAEGLEQIVMPSQNLAAKKSIDALKKYYDELPVLSYEEVKNIANMLFSLCNYLVEEALEKNLISDMYKSTVKNHSELDSTILAGYTAKNIEHAKREMSNAILNAYIEEKDLTNEDAIVVNKTLKPAIEYIYKHKSENVKLEEMSKLCHISPSYFSRLFTKETGENFSAYVSKLKIQWAKHLLEETDMHINEISDELGFSEAGYFIKIFKKYEGVTPFLYRKYCKQ, from the coding sequence TTGATAAAAGATAATTTGAATTTGAGTAAGCTTATAGATTTAGAAAAATGGATCAACTTACAAGATTCTCTTTCAGTAGTTACAAAGGTTGCGATAATCGTTGTTGATTATAAAGGAAATCCTGTTACAAAACATAGTGGATGTAATATGTTTTGTAGGGCAGTGAGAGATAATCTAGAGCTTGCGAATTATTGTCAAAAGTGTGATTCAAGAGGTGGACTTGAGGCAGTGCGTTTAAATGAGCCATATATATATTTGTGTCATTTTAATATTATAGATATAGCTATTCCGATAATCATTGATGGTAAATATATTGGAGCTGTTATGGCAGGTCAAGTGAAATTATCTGACGCTAATATTGCAGAGGGATTAGAGCAAATAGTAATGCCATCACAAAATCTAGCGGCAAAAAAATCTATAGATGCTTTAAAAAAGTATTATGATGAATTACCAGTTTTATCTTATGAGGAAGTAAAAAACATTGCAAATATGTTATTTTCCTTGTGCAACTATTTAGTAGAAGAAGCCTTAGAGAAGAATTTAATTTCAGATATGTATAAAAGCACTGTAAAAAATCACTCAGAGCTAGATTCAACTATTTTAGCGGGTTACACTGCAAAAAATATTGAACATGCCAAAAGGGAAATGTCAAATGCTATATTGAACGCTTATATTGAAGAAAAAGATTTAACTAATGAAGACGCTATTGTAGTAAATAAAACTTTGAAACCAGCCATAGAATATATTTATAAGCATAAAAGTGAAAATGTTAAACTTGAAGAAATGTCTAAGCTTTGTCATATTAGCCCAAGCTATTTTAGTAGGTTATTTACAAAGGAGACTGGAGAAAACTTTTCAGCATATGTATCTAAATTAAAAATTCAATGGGCAAAGCATTTATTAGAGGAAACTGATATGCATATTAATGAAATCAGTGATGAACTTGGTTTTAGCGAAGCAGGATATTTTATAAAGATATTTAAAAAGTATGAAGGGGTAACGCCATTCCTTTATAGGAAATATTGTAAACAGTAA
- a CDS encoding glycerol dehydrogenase, translating into MRKAFICPSKYVQGEDEILNLGYFVKSFGESALLIAHKDDVARVKDKLDKTSEKFGITFVESSFQGECSRQEVARLKQVAKENKCACTIGLGGGKAIDTAKCVAEGEALIIVPTIAATDAPTSHSAVMYTPEGAFDDYAYFKQNPSVVLIDTTVIAKAPTRFLVSGMGDALSTYFEARATSNSYSNVNAGLPCGYREGVCGEAKGTNTALVLAKLCYETLLRDGSKAKAASDCNLVTQSLENIIEANILLSGLGFESGGLAGAHAVHDGLTILEGTHKYFHGEKVAFGTIAQLVLENSPTEELKQVLDFCLEVGLPVCLSDIGVDSITETELMEVAKKACIKEESIHSMPFPITIEAVAAAIITADRIGKEYKAKRGV; encoded by the coding sequence ATGAGAAAAGCATTTATTTGCCCATCTAAATATGTACAAGGTGAAGATGAAATTTTAAATTTAGGTTATTTTGTTAAAAGTTTTGGAGAATCAGCTCTATTAATAGCACATAAAGATGACGTCGCACGTGTTAAGGATAAATTAGATAAAACTAGTGAAAAGTTTGGAATTACTTTTGTGGAAAGTTCTTTCCAAGGAGAATGTTCTAGACAAGAGGTAGCAAGATTAAAGCAAGTTGCAAAGGAAAACAAATGTGCTTGCACAATTGGTCTTGGTGGTGGTAAGGCAATTGATACAGCTAAATGTGTTGCAGAAGGGGAAGCGTTGATTATAGTTCCAACTATAGCTGCTACAGATGCACCTACAAGTCATTCAGCAGTAATGTACACACCAGAGGGAGCTTTTGATGACTATGCTTACTTTAAACAAAATCCAAGTGTGGTTTTAATAGATACTACAGTAATTGCAAAGGCACCAACTCGCTTTTTAGTTTCAGGAATGGGAGATGCATTGTCAACATATTTTGAAGCAAGAGCAACTTCAAATTCATATTCCAATGTAAATGCAGGTCTACCTTGTGGATATAGAGAAGGAGTATGTGGTGAGGCAAAAGGAACTAATACAGCTTTAGTTCTTGCAAAGTTATGTTATGAAACACTTCTTAGAGATGGATCAAAAGCAAAAGCTGCTTCAGACTGCAATTTAGTTACACAATCTTTAGAAAATATTATTGAAGCAAACATCCTTTTATCAGGTCTTGGCTTTGAAAGTGGTGGTTTGGCTGGAGCTCATGCAGTTCACGATGGATTAACTATATTAGAGGGAACTCACAAATACTTCCATGGTGAAAAGGTTGCCTTTGGTACTATTGCCCAATTAGTATTAGAAAATTCACCTACTGAGGAATTAAAGCAAGTATTAGATTTTTGCTTAGAAGTTGGTCTACCAGTTTGTTTATCAGATATTGGAGTTGACAGCATAACAGAGACTGAACTTATGGAAGTTGCTAAAAAAGCATGTATCAAAGAAGAATCAATCCATTCTATGCCATTCCCAATAACTATAGAAGCTGTAGCAGCCGCGATTATAACAGCAGATAGAATAGGTAAGGAATACAAGGCAAAAAGAGGAGTGTAA
- the dhaK gene encoding dihydroxyacetone kinase subunit DhaK translates to MKKIINRPETLVMEMCNGIAMAHPELEFVKKYKVMKKKKINPKKVSLISGGGSGHEPAHAGFIGKGMLDAAVCGDVFASPSQIQVYQAIKATASEKGTLLIIKNYSGDMMNFKNAAYLASEDGIKVDYVKVDDDIAVEDSLYTVGRRGVAGTVLVHKIAGAAAELGLSLEEVKTVAEKAILNVRSLGFAFSSCTVPAKGTPTFQLAEDEMEFGIGIHGEPGIKREKIATADQLAKRIVEAILKDMKIDSNSNEEIALLINGFGGTPLQELYLFNNSVTAELAKRNIKICRIFVGNYMTSIDMEGASVSIMKLDSQLKELLSAESDAPAFKVSGPVEVVEFVSLDTLDDVEKSISFKVETSESFASIDNEKLTLDNMIYIVDKMSEVIIENEVPFCELDSHAGDGDFGMSVAKGFKQLKREWKQILTENSKSIGEFLNACSLVIMEHCGGASGPIWGSAFRTAGKQVETKPELTLLEFAEMMQAAVRGIQATGERSFGRGAVVGDKTLIDALVPCADTLSTCAKENLNFKEAFAKGAKAAVEGAKKTEEIVARMGRAGTVGDRSLGYPDAGAYGLGVIFTEILNAIK, encoded by the coding sequence ATGAAAAAGATAATAAATAGACCAGAAACTTTAGTAATGGAGATGTGCAATGGAATAGCTATGGCTCATCCAGAATTAGAGTTTGTAAAAAAATATAAAGTAATGAAAAAGAAAAAAATAAATCCTAAGAAAGTTAGCTTGATAAGTGGTGGTGGAAGTGGTCACGAACCAGCTCATGCAGGATTTATTGGAAAAGGAATGTTAGATGCAGCAGTATGTGGAGATGTATTTGCATCACCATCACAAATCCAAGTGTATCAAGCTATAAAAGCAACAGCTAGTGAAAAAGGAACGCTACTAATTATAAAAAATTATAGTGGTGATATGATGAACTTTAAAAATGCAGCTTATTTAGCAAGCGAAGATGGAATTAAAGTTGATTATGTTAAAGTAGATGATGATATTGCAGTTGAAGATAGTTTATATACTGTAGGACGTCGTGGAGTTGCTGGAACTGTCTTAGTTCATAAGATAGCAGGAGCTGCAGCGGAATTAGGTTTATCTTTAGAAGAGGTTAAGACTGTTGCTGAAAAAGCTATTTTAAATGTTAGAAGTTTAGGTTTTGCTTTTTCATCATGTACGGTACCAGCTAAAGGGACTCCAACTTTCCAATTAGCAGAGGATGAAATGGAATTTGGTATTGGCATCCATGGAGAGCCTGGAATTAAGAGAGAAAAAATAGCTACAGCAGATCAATTGGCTAAAAGAATTGTAGAAGCTATTTTAAAGGATATGAAAATTGATAGTAATAGCAATGAGGAGATTGCATTATTAATCAATGGATTTGGAGGAACTCCATTACAAGAGTTATACTTATTCAATAACTCTGTTACTGCAGAGTTAGCAAAAAGAAATATCAAGATATGTAGAATCTTTGTAGGAAATTATATGACAAGTATAGATATGGAAGGTGCTTCTGTATCGATAATGAAGTTAGATAGTCAGCTTAAGGAATTATTATCAGCAGAAAGTGATGCCCCAGCATTTAAAGTGTCAGGTCCAGTTGAAGTTGTGGAATTTGTAAGCTTAGATACTTTAGATGATGTAGAAAAGTCGATATCCTTTAAGGTAGAAACTTCCGAAAGTTTTGCTAGTATCGATAATGAAAAATTAACCTTAGATAATATGATTTATATTGTGGATAAGATGAGTGAAGTTATTATCGAAAATGAAGTACCATTTTGTGAATTAGATTCTCATGCTGGAGACGGAGATTTTGGTATGAGTGTAGCCAAAGGATTTAAGCAATTAAAGAGAGAATGGAAGCAGATTCTTACAGAAAACTCTAAGAGTATAGGAGAGTTTTTAAATGCATGTTCATTAGTAATAATGGAACACTGTGGAGGTGCATCTGGACCAATATGGGGATCAGCTTTTAGAACAGCAGGAAAGCAAGTAGAAACAAAGCCTGAGTTAACACTTTTAGAATTTGCTGAAATGATGCAAGCAGCAGTAAGAGGAATCCAAGCTACAGGAGAAAGATCTTTTGGAAGGGGCGCTGTAGTTGGAGATAAAACATTAATAGATGCTTTAGTACCTTGTGCTGATACTTTATCAACTTGCGCAAAAGAAAATCTTAACTTTAAAGAAGCTTTTGCAAAGGGAGCTAAGGCTGCTGTTGAAGGAGCTAAGAAAACCGAAGAAATCGTAGCTCGTATGGGACGTGCAGGAACTGTTGGAGATAGAAGTCTTGGATACCCAGATGCAGGCGCCTATGGATTAGGTGTGATTTTTACAGAAATTTTAAATGCGATAAAGTAG
- a CDS encoding flavin reductase, with protein MKLSAFNYGANAVSFIKNEKKYGMICAWSMQADYDKILMLLGAQSITGKNICKGDIIGVSALNESQQNVIDALGFIHSDDDDKFTNVKYTLNDSAILVDGASNRMIVEVIDILHLEGIEEDNLVYGVVKSFESNDSKKYTL; from the coding sequence ATGAAACTTAGTGCTTTTAACTATGGAGCTAATGCCGTGAGCTTCATTAAAAATGAAAAAAAGTACGGCATGATATGTGCATGGTCAATGCAAGCAGATTATGACAAAATTTTAATGTTATTAGGTGCACAAAGTATAACAGGAAAGAATATTTGTAAAGGTGATATTATTGGAGTCAGTGCATTGAATGAAAGTCAACAGAATGTTATTGATGCATTAGGCTTTATTCATTCAGATGATGATGATAAATTTACAAATGTTAAATATACACTAAATGATTCTGCTATATTGGTTGATGGTGCTAGCAATCGTATGATTGTAGAAGTGATAGATATACTTCATCTAGAGGGAATTGAAGAAGATAATTTAGTCTACGGTGTTGTAAAATCATTTGAAAGCAACGATTCTAAAAAATATACTCTATAA
- a CDS encoding IS3 family transposase, which translates to MKKSHQHSGKITEALYLEVSEKTEAAMKENRQVSVSGMLKILGVSRSGYRAWQKHMPSDTQKRKEAVKVKIKDIYDDSKQNYGAPKIAKKLQQDGEIISQRTVGKYMEELGIKAQWIKPWTVTTKDSDFSNELQNILDEQFNPERPNAVWCSDITYIWTTDGFVYLTSIMDLYSRKIIAWTLSKTLEAACVIETINKAKARRNTEQPLILHSDRGSQYVSNEYRKATETMQLSYSKKAFPWDNACIESFHSLIKREWLNRFKICNYRQSYRLVFEYIEAFYNTQRIHSHCDYMSPDDFEKLYEKAKKEGMLLAS; encoded by the coding sequence ATTAAAAAAAGCCATCAGCATTCTGGGAAAATAACAGAAGCTCTTTACCTAGAAGTTTCTGAAAAGACGGAAGCTGCCATGAAAGAAAACCGCCAGGTTTCCGTCTCTGGAATGCTGAAAATATTGGGTGTTTCACGGTCTGGTTATCGTGCATGGCAGAAACATATGCCTTCTGATACGCAAAAACGTAAGGAGGCTGTTAAAGTAAAAATTAAGGATATTTACGATGATTCCAAACAAAACTATGGTGCACCCAAAATTGCAAAAAAGCTACAACAAGATGGAGAAATCATTTCTCAGCGTACTGTTGGCAAGTATATGGAAGAACTAGGAATCAAGGCTCAATGGATCAAACCTTGGACAGTAACAACCAAAGATTCTGATTTCAGTAATGAACTTCAAAATATTCTTGATGAACAATTTAACCCTGAACGCCCAAATGCCGTGTGGTGTAGTGATATCACTTATATTTGGACAACAGACGGGTTTGTTTATCTAACCAGCATTATGGATTTATATTCAAGGAAAATCATCGCATGGACGCTTTCAAAAACTCTGGAAGCAGCATGTGTAATAGAAACAATAAACAAAGCCAAAGCAAGACGAAATACTGAGCAACCACTTATCTTGCATAGTGATCGAGGAAGTCAATACGTTTCAAATGAATACCGAAAAGCTACTGAAACAATGCAACTAAGCTATTCTAAGAAAGCCTTTCCATGGGATAATGCTTGCATCGAATCCTTTCATTCCTTAATCAAAAGAGAATGGTTGAATAGATTCAAAATCTGTAATTACAGACAATCATATCGTCTAGTATTCGAATATATTGAAGCCTTCTATAATACACAACGTATTCACAGTCATTGCGACTATATGTCGCCAGATGATTTTGAAAAGCTGTATGAAAAAGCAAAAAAGGAAGGAATGCTATTGGCGAGTTAA